From Rissa tridactyla isolate bRisTri1 chromosome 7, bRisTri1.patW.cur.20221130, whole genome shotgun sequence, a single genomic window includes:
- the CARF gene encoding calcium-responsive transcription factor isoform X7 produces the protein MECQYGPRRKGFQPKKAGEQENTSGHLYKATCPARIYIKKVQKFPEYRVPTDPKIDKKIIRMEQEKAFNLLKKNLIDAGGVLRWYVQLPTQQAHQYHEMETSCLASSPSHFSISSPEEEEEVVRDESCTLPSRLHPQVADKIRELVSQGIEQVYAVRKQLRKYVERELFKPDEVPERHNLSFFPTVNDIKNHIHEVQKSLRNGEMVYNSESIPATLQWTTDSGNVLTETVTVTFASPPSDGSSAGESVTTKAESNQSGESLLPETAQLLSSLSSLQPKIFAQLQGLQLQSTFTSTNGSTALIAVNNHSPPSPASLLDSIGSAITNHSLVLSQGHSLQAGAGLTQHSAATSAFGTPPGSDQSVVTMGQLVAVGGVDDSRSLEGGVHQILLGDVQTIPVRIVDSHPALTEENTEGVICVSQVKQEPREKALSMEPDKIRDCHSSSPV, from the exons ATGGAGTGCCAATACGGGCCAAGGAGGAAAGGGTTCCAGCCCAAAAAAGCTGGTGAGCAGGAAAACACCTCTGGCCATCTGTACAAAGCTACTTGTCCAGCAAG GATCTATATTAAAAAAGTTCAAAAGTTTCCGGAATACAGAGTTCCTACTGACCCTAAAATCGACAAGAAAATCATAAGAATGGAGCAGGAGAAAGCATTCAACTTGCTGAAGAAGAACTTGATAGATGCTGGTGGTGTCCTCAG GTGGTATGTACAGTTACCCACTCAGCAAGCCCACCAATATCACGAAATGGAAACTTCCTGCCTCGCTTCTTCACCGTCCCATTTTTCTATATCTtctcctgaggaggaggaggaagttgtTCGAGATGAGAGCTGTACTCTGCCTTCCCGACTTCATCCTCAAGTGGCAGACAAGATCCGAGAACTGGTATCTCAGGGAATAGAGCAGGTCTATGCAGTGAGGAAGCAACTAAG AAAGTATGTGGAAAGAGAATTATTCAAGCCTGATGAAGTGCCAGAAAGACATAACCTGTCCTTCTTCCCCACTGTGAATGACATCAAGAACCATATTCATGAAGTGCAGAAATCCCTGAGGAATGGTGAAATGGTGTATAATTCAGAAAGTATCCCAGCAACG ctgcagtGGACCACAGACAGTGGGAATGTTCTCACAGAAACAGTGACCGTTACGTTTGCATCGCCACCTTCAGATG GGAGCTCAGCAGGGGAGTCAGTCACCACCAAAGCAGAATCCAACCAGAGCGGGGAGTCCTTGCTACCAGAAACTGCGCAGCTGTTGTCTTCACTCTCTTCACTTCAGCCCAAGATATTTGCACAACTTCAG GGATTACAGCTGCAGTCAACTTTTACGTCCACAAATGGATCAACAGCACTGATAGCTGTAAATAAccattcccctcccagccctgcaagTCTCCTGGATTCCATAGGGAGTGCAATAACCAACCATTCTCTAGTACTTAGTCAGGGACACAGTCTGCAAGCAGGTGCTGGCCTAACACAACATAGCGCTGCTACCTCTGCTTTTGGGACTCCGCCTGGCTCTGATCAGAGTGTGGTCACCATGGGCCAGCTGGTAGCAGTTGGAGGGGTAGATGACTCCAGAAGCCTAGAAGGAGGAGTCCATCAGATTCTCCTGGGAGACGTACAGACTATTCCGGTACGGATTGTGGACAGCCATCCAGCACTTA ctgaaGAAAATACAGAGGGTGTTATCTGTGTGAGCCAAGTTAAACAAGAACCAAGAGAAAAAGCATTGTCTATGGAGCCAGATAAAATCAGAGATTGCCATAGTTCCTCACCTGTTTAA
- the CARF gene encoding calcium-responsive transcription factor isoform X6 has translation MFYFCEDVSEEKCGDGNLQTVAVAAIADSASSYVLHPQASLTVSKKTATRVVEDPFPIPLQPLPPNTPAWARRLRSCEKIGDSYRGYCVSETELESVLTLHKQQTQSVWGTRQSPSPAKPATRLMWKSQYVPYDGIPFVNAGSRAIVMECQYGPRRKGFQPKKAGEQENTSGHLYKATCPARIYIKKVQKFPEYRVPTDPKIDKKIIRMEQEKAFNLLKKNLIDAGGVLRWYVQLPTQQAHQYHEMETSCLASSPSHFSISSPEEEEEVVRDESCTLPSRLHPQVADKIRELVSQGIEQVYAVRKQLRKYVERELFKPDEVPERHNLSFFPTVNDIKNHIHEVQKSLRNGEMVYNSESIPATLQWTTDSGNVLTETVTVTFASPPSDGSSAGESVTTKAESNQSGESLLPETAQLLSSLSSLQPKIFAQLQGLQLQSTFTSTNGSTALIAVNNHSPPSPASLLDSIGSAITNHSLVLSQGHSLQAGAGLTQHSAATSAFGTPPGSDQSVVTMGQLVAVGGVDDSRSLEGGVHQILLGDVQTIPVRIVDSHPALTEENTEGVICVSQVKQEPREKALSMEPDKIRDCHSSSPV, from the exons ATGTTTTATTTTTGCGAAGATGTTTCAGAAGAGAAGTGTGGGGATGGGAACTTGCAGACTGTGGCGGTGGCTGCTATAGCAGACAGTGCAAGCAGTTACGTTCTACATCCACAGGCATCTCTCACCGTATCGAAAAAAACAGCCACCAG ggtaGTGGAAGATCCCTTTCCCATCCCCCTCCAGCCATTGCCGCCAAATACACCTGCATGGGCGCGCCGGCTCAGGAGCTGTGAG AAAATTGGGGACTCGTACCGCGGCTATTGTGTGAGCGAGACAGAATTAGAGAGTGTTCTAACGCTACACAAGCAGCAAACACAAAGTGTGTGGGGGACGCGCCAGTCTCCAAGCCCAGCCAAACCCGCCACACGGTTGATGTGGAAATCTCAGTATGTCCCATATGATGGGATCCCCTTTGTCAATGCAG GAAGCAGAGCCATTGTAATGGAGTGCCAATACGGGCCAAGGAGGAAAGGGTTCCAGCCCAAAAAAGCTGGTGAGCAGGAAAACACCTCTGGCCATCTGTACAAAGCTACTTGTCCAGCAAG GATCTATATTAAAAAAGTTCAAAAGTTTCCGGAATACAGAGTTCCTACTGACCCTAAAATCGACAAGAAAATCATAAGAATGGAGCAGGAGAAAGCATTCAACTTGCTGAAGAAGAACTTGATAGATGCTGGTGGTGTCCTCAG GTGGTATGTACAGTTACCCACTCAGCAAGCCCACCAATATCACGAAATGGAAACTTCCTGCCTCGCTTCTTCACCGTCCCATTTTTCTATATCTtctcctgaggaggaggaggaagttgtTCGAGATGAGAGCTGTACTCTGCCTTCCCGACTTCATCCTCAAGTGGCAGACAAGATCCGAGAACTGGTATCTCAGGGAATAGAGCAGGTCTATGCAGTGAGGAAGCAACTAAG AAAGTATGTGGAAAGAGAATTATTCAAGCCTGATGAAGTGCCAGAAAGACATAACCTGTCCTTCTTCCCCACTGTGAATGACATCAAGAACCATATTCATGAAGTGCAGAAATCCCTGAGGAATGGTGAAATGGTGTATAATTCAGAAAGTATCCCAGCAACG ctgcagtGGACCACAGACAGTGGGAATGTTCTCACAGAAACAGTGACCGTTACGTTTGCATCGCCACCTTCAGATG GGAGCTCAGCAGGGGAGTCAGTCACCACCAAAGCAGAATCCAACCAGAGCGGGGAGTCCTTGCTACCAGAAACTGCGCAGCTGTTGTCTTCACTCTCTTCACTTCAGCCCAAGATATTTGCACAACTTCAG GGATTACAGCTGCAGTCAACTTTTACGTCCACAAATGGATCAACAGCACTGATAGCTGTAAATAAccattcccctcccagccctgcaagTCTCCTGGATTCCATAGGGAGTGCAATAACCAACCATTCTCTAGTACTTAGTCAGGGACACAGTCTGCAAGCAGGTGCTGGCCTAACACAACATAGCGCTGCTACCTCTGCTTTTGGGACTCCGCCTGGCTCTGATCAGAGTGTGGTCACCATGGGCCAGCTGGTAGCAGTTGGAGGGGTAGATGACTCCAGAAGCCTAGAAGGAGGAGTCCATCAGATTCTCCTGGGAGACGTACAGACTATTCCGGTACGGATTGTGGACAGCCATCCAGCACTTA ctgaaGAAAATACAGAGGGTGTTATCTGTGTGAGCCAAGTTAAACAAGAACCAAGAGAAAAAGCATTGTCTATGGAGCCAGATAAAATCAGAGATTGCCATAGTTCCTCACCTGTTTAA